One Coprobacter fastidiosus genomic window, ATACTCAAATTCTCAAGGTTTATCATTTGATCCTTTATCTGCACTTTTCCCCGAACATTTTCGAAGATCATGTGATTATAACGGACTCTCCCTATATTCGTTTCAAACTCCAGATCAACATTTTTAGGGACAATAAACAAACGGGCTTTATCTGTCGATACAGAAGATATTGTATCTGTTTCAACCGCATTTTCGTCCATATTCTCAAGGCCGGACAATGCCTCTATAAGCTGATTACAATTAATCCGTTTCGATACGACCTTTAACCGGGCGGTTAATAATTCATTCTTCATTATTGCTTTTGACAAATTAGAAACCGAACCTGTTGCCGTTATATCAGAATGTCCGATACGAACTTTTGCTTGTCTCAACGCTACGGTATTTCTTTCAAACGCAACTTCTGTTTTTTGCATGCGAATAGGCAGGCCAAATTCGGGAGTTGAAAAAAACAAACGGTTAAAACCAATCGTACCTTTCGGATGCCACAATGAATCACGTCCTTGAAATGTCGATATTTTAAAACCTGCCAAATCCATTCCTATACGGGTCTCATTTGCTTTCATAAAAAGAGAGTCAGTACGCAGATATAGATCAAACACAGGCTTTTTCACATTCATTTTAGAGGGTCTTACTCCAACAGACGCCTCTGTCTTTTGACTATATGCCCGAATCGTATCGCCAATTATCACCTTAGCTTCTTCCAATGCGAATTTACAGTCCAAAGGTATGACTTTCGTGGTATCTATCTCGGTTACAGGGGTCGATACTGACGCAGACATCTGTTTTACCTGAGCCGACCCCATTCGACTTTTTAAAATAAGATCATAAATCTTTGCCCCTACGGCCAAAGAACTATCTCCGATAAAGCCTAATTTAGCATTACCTTTAAAATTAAAATCTTTATTGGAATCTTTAAACAGTACATTCTCAATCGCCACATTTCCTTTTATCTGTAAACGCCCCAAATCTTTTTCTTTTACAGCACTTAATCTGCCTTTAAATTTTAAATCGGCAGAAACTTTTCCTCCCATTTCAACACCATCCTGCAGCGGAAAAGTCTTTGCTAAAGCTGAAAAATTTACTTTTGCATGAGTATTAAAAGTTATCAACGGATCTCCCATCAAATCATCTATACGACCATCTGCCAATACATCAGTTTCCGCTCCTTGAAAACGAAATATTTTCATATTCAGATAAGACGGCTTTTTTTTCATCACATCTAAATAACAACTTAGATCGGCCGTTAAATTATCGATTCCATAAGGCATTCCTTTATAATGGGCAGAAGCTTGCTGAATCTTCATAAGCATTGTCAATACCGGTACTTGCTTATCTCCGTACGCACCTTTAAGCGAACCCGACAGTTCTACATCTCCGGCTGCAGTAACAGCACTTTTTTTGATAACCGATGCCGGAAGCATATTCAATACAGTAGCAACATCCGGAGTCTTAAGTTTATATGACAAATCAACATCTATAATTTTTGCAATTGTATCTCTATGCAATGAACCGCCAACGTCAAAAGATATTCCATTTAGATTGACCGATGAACGTTCTATATTACAAAATAAGGTTTTTCGATTCAGAGAAAGGTCTGTATCAAATTCAAAAGCGATCCTGTTCGCCAACAATTCTCCATCCTGCCAAAAAAGAATATTCTTACAAGAGGTTTTCATTCTCAAATCGGCTATATCTTCAGACAAGAACGCTTTTAGATCAAGATTAAGGCTATCTATCCGGCTGTACATCTGTGTACTGCGATCATCAAAAATCAATGATACATCTTTAAATTTGACACGATTGATATTTATACTGCTATTAAAACCCGAAGAAACCGTATCGGCATTTTGTTGCACGGCAGAAGCATCAGCTCGCATAATATTCCAATTCGGATTTCCAACACTGTCAATAAACGCATAAATCGTAGCATCATCAAAAACGAATTTTCTCAGCTCGACCCGGTTATTTTGAAAATATAAAAGCGGATTTACTGAAACTGCACATTTTTTAAATTGCAACAAAGTATCACTTTTCTGCCATAATGTATCTTTGAAGACTTTAGAGACTAATCTCCCATCGGATATTTTCAACTCGAAATCAGGAAACGATGAAAAAAAAGTCAACTCCACGCTTCCAATTTCAACTTGAGCGTTTAGAGTTCTATTCGCAACTTGATTAACAACCGGAGTAAGCTTTTCCGGAGTAAACACAAAATTCACGGCTACCGCAATAGCCGATAATACGATAACAATTAATGAGAGCATAGAGATAAACGTTATCTTCAATGCCCTCTTCAAATTCTTGCTCATAACCTTATCTTCATACTTTTGAGTACAAATATAAGGTTTTTATTTTCTGTTATAGGCCTTGTCCAAGAGATAATCTATCGAACATTTTCCCGGACCGGCTAATAAAAGCGTTATAAAAATTCCCAAATACATCAACGGAAGTTCGGATGTAGCCAAAGCGAATGTAGGGAATGTCAAAAAAGCAGCGACAATCATCGAGAAAATCAACGGGATTAAAGCTAATCGGGTAAGAAAGCCGACCATGACTAAAATAGAAGCTCCTACTTCGACTAAAATGATCAAAGGCAAAGTCAACGTTCCCAAACCTATCGGATCGGGAAAAGTATCGACTAATGTATCGAAATTTTCAATTTTAGCAATTCCATGAGTCAACATTAATATCCCGACAAACAACCGTAAAAAAAGCCTTGCTGCATTGGAACAGCACTCCGACAATAAAAAAGTCAGAGTCATTTGTATAAATTTATTTGATTTCACACTTGAAGAAGATTCCTTTTCCATATCCTAAATTATTTAAGTTTGATATATTAAAAACTATAATTCAATAACATTTCTTCAAGTAAAAAGTTTTATAAAAATTATAATTTACAATTCTTTTCTTTTGTTCCCGTCTTTCTTAGGTGTTTTCCGGTAAAAAGTCCGTTTCCCCTGACTTCTTCCTCCAGCCGAACGAGAATTATTATGTCTCCCTCTTCTGCGGTGTCCTCGGGAAAGCTGTTCCACATCATATCCCGGAGCTTCGCCTAACCCCTCAGGAATAGGGTTTTTAAAGATATCTTTATCAATAAACTTTTCTATCCTGAAAAACTTATCCCGTTCTATATCAGATATAAAAGTAATAGCTTCCCCTTCAGCACTTGCACGTGCCGTACGTCCGATACGATGAATATAGTCTTCAGGATCATGAGGTACATCAAAATTGATAACCAAACCGATATCTGTAATATCAATGCCTCTGGCCACAATATCCGTTGCAACCAAAACATCAACCTTACCGTTTTTAAAATCAAGCATTACCTCTTCCCGTTGAGACTGTTCAAGATCAGAATGCATAGCCCGGACATTGTACTTCATTCGCCTAAGTTTCGTCGTAAGTTCCTTAACCTTCTGTTTCGAAGAAGAGAATATAATAGTCTTACCCTCAATTTTCTTAGAAAAAACAGCTTCTATGATCGCCATTTTCTGGTTTTCATAACAAACATACGCCGACTGCCTTATCGCCTCATTAGGTTTTGAAACCGCTATATTAATTTCTGCAGGATTATGTAATATATTTTTAGCAAGCTGTCTTATTTTAGGAGGCATAGTTGCAGAAAATAAAATTGTCTGCCGCTTCTTCGGAAGGTGATTACATATCTGCATAATATCGTCATAAAATCCCATATCCAGCATCCTGTCAGCTTCGTCAAGAATAAGATATTCCACAAAAGGCAACTTCACTCCGCTATTTACCAAATGAGATATAAGCCGCCCCGGTGTAGCGATTACCACATCAGCCCCCATAAGCAATCCTCGTTTCTGTTGATCCCATTGCGCCCCGTCGCCACCTCCGGACACGACAAAAGTCGAAATAGGCAAAAAATAAGAAAAACCCTCAAACTGCATATCTATTTGTTGTGCCAATTCTCTTGTCGGCGCTATGATCACAGCCCTTACGGCATCATCACCGTTCTTATTTTTAGTAAGTAAATTCAACAAAGGAAGTATATATGCGGCAGTCTTACCCGTTCCCGTCTGAGCACAAGCGATCAAATCTCTTCCCTCCAAAATTACAGGTATGGCAAGTTCCTGCACCGGAGTCGTTTCTTTAAAATTCATTGCACTCAAACCTTCCAGAACTTCCGGTCCTAGATTTAATTCATCAAATCTCATATAATTCTACTACTTTTCAAAAAAAACTACTCACGATAACCAAAGCCCATTTATCAGCCGGATCTTATCAATAAAATAGTTTGAACAAAGATAGTCATAAAAAATGAAAGATCGGTAATCAAATAAATTAAGACTTACGTCTTTTTCCGGTCTTTTTTCTCGTTTTCAATCGACAGATATATCTCTTGCCCTTCTCATAAAACAGAAAAAGCATCCTCAAACGAAACTCCCAAATCTCGGGTAAAATTCAGATGAGCTCTAAAGCTCAAGAATTACTCTGTTACAATTGCCAAACTTTCCCATAAATCTACCAATTAACTTTGCTGTCTATATTCATTTGGCGTGCAACCTACACACTTTTTAAATAAACGACTGAAATGCTGTGGATACTGAAAACCTAAACCGTACGCAATTTCACTTATCGTCTTATCCGTATCTAAAATCCGTTCTTTTGCCATATTTATCAGCTCGAGTTGAATATATTCTTGTGCCGTTTTTCCGGTTTCTCGCTTTATCAAATCACCGAAATAATTAGGAGACAAGCACAACCGGTCGGCACAATATTTCACAGAAGGTAATCCTATACTACGAGGTTTATCTGTATGGAAATAGTCATTCAGAATGTCCTCAAATTTCATAAGTACATCTTTATTGACATTAGTCCGTGTTACAAATTGACGCTCATAAAAACGAATGCAATAATCTAACAACAACTCGATATTTCTTGAAATTAAAGTTTTACTATGCTTGTCTACACCATGTCGAAGTTCATGCTCTATATTATGCAAACAATCATATACGATCTGTCTTTCTTGATCCGATAAATGAAGCGCTTCATTCACTTCATAAGAAAAAAACGTATAATTTTTGATATTTCTACCAAGAGATGTTCCTCTTATTAAATCAGGATGAAAAGTCAAAGCCCACCCCTTAGGCTGAATAATCTCCCCATTATCTTCGACACCGATTATCTGACCCGGAGCAAGGAAAACAAGAGTCCCCTCTTGATAATCATAATATTGTCTGCCATATATCAAATCTCCGCACTTCACTTCTTTCAAAAAGATCGTATAAAAACCAAAACTCATTCGAGCATGACGCACAGGCTTTGCCTTTGACATATCTATCACACTAACTAACGGATGCAAAGTTTCGATCCCCATACGAGAATTATACTGATCGACCGTCTCTATCTTTAAAATATTATCTTTCATAGCTTTGCTGTTTTGGATTAATGCAAAGTTAACACTTTTATCGATACTATAATCTGTACTTTTTCAAATCCGTAATAATGGTACAAATACCTGTAATTCATCTATAAATCAATATAAATAACCAATATAATTTTGCAATGTAGATAACAAAAAACAAAATCAATTATGGACACAAAAATGAACTTTGATATGTATGTCCCGACACATACCTTATTCGGTGCAGGAATGTTAAACCATTTGCATTCTCAGAAAATGCCGGGGAAAAAAGCTTTACTCGTAATATCTAACGGCAAATCAACTAAAATAAACGGGTACCTAAAACGTACAGAAGAACAACTTCAAAAAGCCGGAGTAGAATTTACTATATTTGACCAGATTGAAGCAAATCCTTTAAAATCTACGGTCATGGCAGGAGGAAATGCTGCCCGAACAAATGGATGTGATTTTATTGTAGCTTTGGGAGGAGGTAGTGTCATGGACGCTTCAAAAGCTATCGCTGTTATGGCTACTAATGACGGAGATTATTGGGATTATATTCCTTCAGGAAGCGGAAAAGGTAAGATTATAACCAATGTACCGCTACCTATTATCGCTATCACGACAACCGCAGGAACAGGGTCGGAAACCGACCCCGGCTGCGTCATCACGAATGAAACAACTCATGAGAAGACAGGCTTTGTACATCCTGCTTTATTTCCCGTTCTCGCAATTGTCGATCCTGAACTAATGCTATCCGTTCCTCCGAAGTTTTCTGCCTATCAAGGATTTGATGCATTATTTCACAGCATAGAAGCATACGTATCGAACGGTGCAAATTTAATGAGTGACATGTATGCTTTAACTGCAATAGAAAATGTGTCTCTCAATCTGCCGAAGACAATAAAAAACGGGAACGATATAGAAGCCCGCACAAAAGTTGCATTCGGCAATACTCTTTCCGGATCTGTAATGTGCGTAGGCCGGTGTAACAGCGAACACTCTCTGGAACATGCCATGTCTGCTTATCACCAGGAACTTCCTCACGGAGCCGGGCTGATCATGATAAGCAAAGCTTACTTTACCCACCTTATTAAACAACACGTATGCGATGATCGTTTTATAAAGATGGCAAAGGTCATGGGTATGAAAAACGCAACAGAACCAATGGATTTTATAGCTGCTCTTACAAAGCTTCAGGA contains:
- a CDS encoding DoxX family protein, with the protein product MEKESSSSVKSNKFIQMTLTFLLSECCSNAARLFLRLFVGILMLTHGIAKIENFDTLVDTFPDPIGLGTLTLPLIILVEVGASILVMVGFLTRLALIPLIFSMIVAAFLTFPTFALATSELPLMYLGIFITLLLAGPGKCSIDYLLDKAYNRK
- a CDS encoding iron-containing alcohol dehydrogenase, yielding MDTKMNFDMYVPTHTLFGAGMLNHLHSQKMPGKKALLVISNGKSTKINGYLKRTEEQLQKAGVEFTIFDQIEANPLKSTVMAGGNAARTNGCDFIVALGGGSVMDASKAIAVMATNDGDYWDYIPSGSGKGKIITNVPLPIIAITTTAGTGSETDPGCVITNETTHEKTGFVHPALFPVLAIVDPELMLSVPPKFSAYQGFDALFHSIEAYVSNGANLMSDMYALTAIENVSLNLPKTIKNGNDIEARTKVAFGNTLSGSVMCVGRCNSEHSLEHAMSAYHQELPHGAGLIMISKAYFTHLIKQHVCDDRFIKMAKVMGMKNATEPMDFIAALTKLQEDCGVADLKMSDYGITPDEFKKFAINAKDTMGFLFSCDRIPLSNEDCINIYAASYK
- a CDS encoding helix-turn-helix domain-containing protein, with protein sequence MKDNILKIETVDQYNSRMGIETLHPLVSVIDMSKAKPVRHARMSFGFYTIFLKEVKCGDLIYGRQYYDYQEGTLVFLAPGQIIGVEDNGEIIQPKGWALTFHPDLIRGTSLGRNIKNYTFFSYEVNEALHLSDQERQIVYDCLHNIEHELRHGVDKHSKTLISRNIELLLDYCIRFYERQFVTRTNVNKDVLMKFEDILNDYFHTDKPRSIGLPSVKYCADRLCLSPNYFGDLIKRETGKTAQEYIQLELINMAKERILDTDKTISEIAYGLGFQYPQHFSRLFKKCVGCTPNEYRQQS
- a CDS encoding AsmA family protein, whose protein sequence is MSKNLKRALKITFISMLSLIVIVLSAIAVAVNFVFTPEKLTPVVNQVANRTLNAQVEIGSVELTFFSSFPDFELKISDGRLVSKVFKDTLWQKSDTLLQFKKCAVSVNPLLYFQNNRVELRKFVFDDATIYAFIDSVGNPNWNIMRADASAVQQNADTVSSGFNSSININRVKFKDVSLIFDDRSTQMYSRIDSLNLDLKAFLSEDIADLRMKTSCKNILFWQDGELLANRIAFEFDTDLSLNRKTLFCNIERSSVNLNGISFDVGGSLHRDTIAKIIDVDLSYKLKTPDVATVLNMLPASVIKKSAVTAAGDVELSGSLKGAYGDKQVPVLTMLMKIQQASAHYKGMPYGIDNLTADLSCYLDVMKKKPSYLNMKIFRFQGAETDVLADGRIDDLMGDPLITFNTHAKVNFSALAKTFPLQDGVEMGGKVSADLKFKGRLSAVKEKDLGRLQIKGNVAIENVLFKDSNKDFNFKGNAKLGFIGDSSLAVGAKIYDLILKSRMGSAQVKQMSASVSTPVTEIDTTKVIPLDCKFALEEAKVIIGDTIRAYSQKTEASVGVRPSKMNVKKPVFDLYLRTDSLFMKANETRIGMDLAGFKISTFQGRDSLWHPKGTIGFNRLFFSTPEFGLPIRMQKTEVAFERNTVALRQAKVRIGHSDITATGSVSNLSKAIMKNELLTARLKVVSKRINCNQLIEALSGLENMDENAVETDTISSVSTDKARLFIVPKNVDLEFETNIGRVRYNHMIFENVRGKVQIKDQMINLENLSMKALDAMMRTSLLYKGDSSIDGYAGFNFDIYKINIGKLVTFIPELDTIVPMLRSFKGLVNFNIAAESRLDSLMNIRIPSLRAAVHIKGDSLVLLDGDTFRRLAKILMFKNKKENMFDSISVNITVDNGAVKVYPFVVEIDRYRAAVGGTQNLDMSFNYHVSILKSPLPFKAGVDLYGNLDKVKFRITRAKYKNMVSPVQIRQIDSTRINMGKVITSHFKRLVNN
- a CDS encoding DEAD/DEAH box helicase; the encoded protein is MRFDELNLGPEVLEGLSAMNFKETTPVQELAIPVILEGRDLIACAQTGTGKTAAYILPLLNLLTKNKNGDDAVRAVIIAPTRELAQQIDMQFEGFSYFLPISTFVVSGGGDGAQWDQQKRGLLMGADVVIATPGRLISHLVNSGVKLPFVEYLILDEADRMLDMGFYDDIMQICNHLPKKRQTILFSATMPPKIRQLAKNILHNPAEINIAVSKPNEAIRQSAYVCYENQKMAIIEAVFSKKIEGKTIIFSSSKQKVKELTTKLRRMKYNVRAMHSDLEQSQREEVMLDFKNGKVDVLVATDIVARGIDITDIGLVINFDVPHDPEDYIHRIGRTARASAEGEAITFISDIERDKFFRIEKFIDKDIFKNPIPEGLGEAPGYDVEQLSRGHRRRGRHNNSRSAGGRSQGKRTFYRKTPKKDGNKRKEL